TTCTTGAGTCCAAAGTAAAGCGGCCGAGACTTGGCGCTAAAATCGGACATCGTAATACTCTTTTTTCCCAGACAAAATAAGAACATTACCTATACACGTACAGAAGCTGCCCGTTGAGGGGACAACCACCGTAGCTAACTCAGCTATTTACAAGGGTCGATCCGGCGTGCATCGGCAACTATACAACGTGTGTAGACATGGTGAGCGGGTGGTGATCATGCCATCGGACACTCGCAGGGGCGGATCCAGTGTGGGGTTTGCATGGGTGCCATGGCATCCCCTCCAAAATCTTTATCTTTATACTCTTATGAAATATAGGCAATTGGTGGCGACGGTCCGTCGCCTCTTTGCCTTCTCTACCGGAAAAAAAAGCTTACCACCTCCTAAAACAACAATTAAATCTGTTAAATAATTAAGATACGAATGGTGTTTTCTATCGAAGTTAAGATAAAATTACTAGCACGTGTCATTAATACGTAAAAGATTTTAAACTCACGAGCAGTCTAGTATGTTTTTATCcatagcaacgcacgggcatttagCTAGTTACTAGAAAATTTATATTATGTGGGTGTAGTATTTATACTTTAGTCTAGTCGCATAAGCGCGTAGTGTCGACTATAAACGGGGACTGCTAATTGGCGGATGTCCGCCCATGGCAACCTTTAATTTTTTGCTCCATggctttttattttgacagcttttatttttgattttttgaacttttaatgttttgaaatttagcttttgttttaattttgaacTTTTAATATTTTGAACTTCTCATTTTAATCCTTTTATTATGTGCTTttaatttccaaaaaaaagtccaaaagaaaaacttacaTCATGGAGGCGGCCTTCGTCTCGGGCGCCGGCAAGCCACACCCCAGATCTGACCCCGGGCGAGGTGGCGGCGCGAGGAGGGGGCTGGGCGCGTggcggagagggaggggacGAGGCGGCacagggggagggggggagggggtcCGGTGTGAGGAGGAGaggtggaagagagagagcttTCATCTCTTAGAGGAGAAACTCGTCCGCCGGTTTTGTTTTGGGCGGAGCCCTGCAGAAGAGTTCTTTCGACTGTAAACCTAATTATATTGCGAGAGTACTTTTGATAAACTTTGAAATCATAAGTTGGACTTGTAGTGATTATAAAATGATAATTGAATAATATGTGGAGTGTGGCACCCCTGTGATTTAGTCCTGGATCCGCCACTTGAAGTACACGACATAACCCCGGCCAGCAACCGGTAATGCATTGCTCGAACCGAACTCGGTCCTTGTTGTACACGTTCGCGCAGCTGCAACCAATTAATAGTTCATGCTGCAAATATTGTTGATACCAAAATGATGGAGATCAGATCATATTATTCTAAATCATCCCGTTTCCCCTATCTTTGAGAAGCCGTCTGGCGGCTGGCGGAGAAAGCATGTTCTTCGTGTGGAGTGCTGCACCTCTGGCAGACATCTTCGCATTGCGAGTTGTCATAAGTGCAGGCAGAGCATCTCCACATGCCTCGACCGGTCTCTCTTGGCGCCGAAACAAGAACGGGGCCTCCTCCCGCATTGCTCCGTCGACGAGGGACGACCACTGATCTCACAAGTTTCCGGGCAAATCCCACAGATCGACCCACAACATCTGCAATGTTCGAAAAGAGAGCGGCGATCGGGCCTGGACTGCGCTTCAAGCAAAGGTAGGTGAGGCCAGCAAGTATCCCGCCGAGATGGCCAATGAAGCTTGCCTCAGGAATGAGGACCTGGGTGAGGAGTAGTCTAGCACACACGGCATACTTCTCTGGACCCTCACCTGCCAAGTCATTCAGCACAACGTCCATGCCAAACAACACCCCGGAGAATCCAGCAGAATGCTGATGGTAGTATGCGCTGTTGTTGCCGAGGAGGAGCAAACTTTTCGACAAGAGAATTGTGAAGCCTTTACTCAGGCCAAGCAAGAAGGCCACCATGGACGCAAACTCGAAACTGCCCATGGATGTCTCGAGCTCGTCGCCCGCCGACAAGAGAGATGTCATGTTCATCAAGAGGTGAAGCTCGCTCACATGGTAGAAAGCTGAGGAGAAGAAACGTCTCAGGTCACCGTACTGCAACAATGTTGTTCAAAACTGTTAGTTTTTCGAAATGTTCGAATCTAGAAGAAACTTGCAAGCGGTCATTCATCAGTACTACATTTCAGAGGCTCAGAGCACATGGTGCACGCACCCAACtggaaaaaaattcagagcAATAATGCCCTATGGGCTATATATGTTACGCAcaacattgtgtgccggtgCAGCCTGCAGGCAGGTGAAATAGATCGTGCTGAACTTACAGTACACAGCTAGCTGGAATCACTGCTTTTGTATAAAAATAGTTCTTTCTAAACCACAGTTAGGGGTCATCTGGTATCTACGCTCAAGGTTGAGAGTTTGAgtgacatgattttttttccttcaaatgCAAATATATTAGTACTATTTAATTCTCTAGTGATTTTCAATGGAGATCACATGGTAAATAAAACGGATCCAACTAAGGTGTCCTAccacccgcaaaaaaagaaaaagaaagaaagaaaaaaagaaactaaggTGGCCTACCATCTCTAATTAACCATAGTAAAATTATGAGACGTTTGATGATTTTCTTTGAAATAATAAAATGGTCATTCTCCTGAACTATACTGCGCCAAAATTTCATTAAATCAATGTTGGACTTCGAGGTCAAAATAAGCTCACAAAATGATAACAAGTGCTGCACTGCAGACCCCATGAAACCTTAACCCGCCAATTATCACTTAGGTTTGAtgaagtttatagaaaaaatatactgTACTAATATTTACACTATCAAATAATTATATTATGGAGATTATATATCATGATAGACttatagatgttggtagatttttctaaacttaattaaatttgaatgtcaCTAACGCCAGTTTGTTGTTGATAATCATGTTATGTACAGAACTACCAAATTAGAGAATATTTGCAAACTCCAATAAAACTCGCTGCTCCTATGCAACAGCATTATGCAGCAACCCCCTATGAAACCGGCCGAGCCAAAGTAAAATTCCTCCGATCAAATTTCCCCAAGTACAATACAGATCATCCTCGAAACCAACTAAATGGCACAATGTACCAGTATATAGCAGTTATAAAAACCTAAATCCTTGCAATGCGCTATAAATTTTCGTCATCGTCCAATTAATCCAGAGGCTGCGGCGTGGTGGCCTGTAGCTTTAGGTGCGTGATTCGTACGTACCTCGATGACCCGCCAGAGCggcgggaggagctcgtcgagGAGGCCCGGGCGTAAGTGCGCCAGCACGTTGGCGGCGATCAGCGCGGCCGTCACCGGCGGCGGGATGCCTGCGTCGCCGGCGACGTACTGGAGCAGCACCGGCGCTGTCAACAGCGACGACAGCCACCAGCCGGCATGGCCCTGCCGGTCGCGGCTGATGCTGATCCCCATCCGCGCCGAgatctgaaattctgaattGAGCCGATCGAGTCAAGGTAAGTCGTTTCTGCTCCCTGGAAATATTTCGTTTGACAGGGCTCTGGTTTCCTTTTTATTATTGCTGGATGGATTTCGCAGGATAGGATTCCGCGGTTATCGGGCACGCTTCTTTCTTGAGTTGGAAGTAAATCGGCTGAGACTTGGCGCTAACCGGTATCCAAGTTCGGTGGGATATTTTAAACTCCCTAAAACTCTGAAATTAATCCAGTGTTGTAATACGGATGTTTCTTTGGGGGGTTTTTCTTTGACTTCCATGTGAATTTGCGATCGATCACTTTTTTGCTCTACGCGAGCCACCATTGCCCCTAGGATTAAGACCGAGGCTTGGGCTCTCGTGTAAGCAAAGCAGTTCCATCACGCCGGGAGAGTACTCGCATTTGTATCTGCCTTTTATTTTACTTATGTACACATTTTACTCTTGCGTATTCGATCAAACGAGGTAAAGCTTTTGCCTCTGAGTttcgaaaataaaatacaaatacTTATTCCTAAACCCTAAATCCTTCAAAGTGTGTCAATTTTCcgagagtaaatttcaaataaCCACAATTCTCGAGACAGTCTTATCACcgaaccacacattttgaaatttttctcGTTGAACCACAGTTTTTTGTGCTAATTTTCTCGGTTTACGCAAAAACACGATTTGAGGcgtgtttgacactatttcttacaggtggggcccgTTGTCAGGTGCCACGTCGGATACGAACCTGACCCGACCCGTTAGCCCGTTAGGACAGCATAAGAATATCTTATTCGCCCGGCCCCTCTCCCAGTCTAACTCCCGCACTTCACCGTTAGCTCGTCCTCGTGGTGCTCCTTCGAACTGGAGAAGGTGAAGGGGCGTAAATGAGACCGGTGGTCGCCGGGGGTGAAGGATGGTTTCGGATAAGATCAACTGGACAGACCCCGCGGCCGGATTGGAGTAAGTTTTTCCCATAAGCCGCCGCCATATCTCCATGTCTCATGTGTTCTAGGGTTAGCGCTAGGTGCGGGGTAAAACTAGGATTTGTATTACTTTTGAAATAGGCCGTGATCAATGTCGATTTGTTGTCGTTAGATGGCTTGGGGGATGGGAAATTTTGGTATTGTCCAGTCGTTTTGGCAGATTTTTTACAGTGAGCTCCACCTAATACACAATTGGGGTTTTCCGTTCCGCCATTGTTAGACACATGAAACGCTTCAATTTTGGTTCAATGTAGTGTTTATAAAGTTTAAATTTTGGTAATTTTTAGAGTATCAGGAGGCCCACAGGACACCCGGTCCCATTACTAATAATGAAACCAATTGTACATTATGCTGCGAAAATAAAAACTTGGTCCAGCAAAATAAGAAATGCTACCGTAAGCAGACAGTTTAAAAGCAGAAAATAGGAAGTACATCAAGCCGCATCATCCTGGAGTGTCTCGGTGTGGCTGGCTAATGCAAGGCGCGACAGCAGCTCATGAAGCTTGTTCCTGATGAGTGAACTGTGGAGAGAGGTCTCCAGCCACGGTGACCATGGTAGGAGGTGGCGGTTCCCAGGTCCAGGAGAAATGTGCAGAGATGAGCAACCCCCGGACAGAGCATCCGCTAGCAGAGCACTCAGATCAGGAGTTGATGGTGCGAAAGAGGAAGTAGCTGCAAAAGCAAGGGCTTTGTTCATTTCCACAATAGTCGTACTGGCTCCTGGAGGAGACCGGTAACGTGCTTGCGGAATAAGTGGACCTCCCCCAGCAGGCGATCCTTGAACAACAGTGACCACTTGCGGAGAGAGTTCAAAACCATCCACCAGATCTGTTTAATGTCAGTCCAGGGACGATGgttaaataattttttttaatgtcagTCCAGGGACGATGGTTAAATAATTTTTGGTAATTGGTTTCAATTTTgtcaatttcagttttgatgATGAGCCGTGGACTGTGAAACTGCGTTTTGGTCTTAGCGGTTTTGTCGAGAGGACGGTAGGAAGGGTTGTGCTCAAACTGAAGAACTTAATTTCACTTATGGTGCATAGCGGCTTCACAGAAAAGGACTATCTTTACCATGTTTGGGAAGAGGGAGTTGGGAACAGTGTTATATTGGGCTCGATTCGATATTAATATGTTGTCCTAATAGGCTAACAGGTCGGGTCGGGTTCGGATCTGACATGGCACATGACagcgggccccacctgtaagaAATAGTGTCAAACGCGTCTCAAATCGTGTTTTGGGTAAACAGAGAAAATTAGCCCCAAAAACTGTGGTTCAGCgagaaaaatttcaaaatgtatGGTTCCGTGATAAGCATGCCTCAAGAACTGTGCttccttgaaatttactcattttCCGACCATGTACCAGAAGCATTGCTCATCATTAGTACGAAAAATCACTATACTTACTCTAGCACAGAACTGGCAAAAAATCACTATGCTCTAGCACAGAACTGGCAATTCCAGGTTTCGGACTTGGCATTGGCAGCAATGATCTCTCCATCACCTCTCAAATCTTTGGAGCCTTCTAGCACGTATCTCCTCGACCGGGAGCTCCTCGTTCCCCACATCTTGGAGATGCCTTCTGCGGGAGAAAGCATGATCCTCGTGCGGAATGCTGCATCTCTCGCAGACATCTTCGCTACGCGAGTTGTCGTGACTGCAGGTCGTGCATCTCCACATACCTTGGCCAACCTCCCTTTGCACCGACGCAAAAACACGCCGCCCAGAACAGCTCTGGCAACGACGGGCTGCTGACCTTACGATTCCCCGAGCAAACCTCACCGATCGGCTCACAACATTTGCAATGTCTGAAAGCGGGTCTGGACCGTTCTTCAACCAGAGGTATGTTAGCCCAGCAAGTATCCCACTGAGATTGCCAACAATGTTTACCTCATGAATGAGAGCCTGCATGAGGAATAGTTGTGCCAACTCAGCATACTTTGCTGGGATGCATACCCCGAACAAGACAATATCGCCTGCCCTGGCATTCAGCACTTGCATACCAAGCAACACTCCAGAGAATCCAGAAGAATACTGGTAATACGCCGTGCCGTCGCCGAGGAGAAGCAAGCCTTTGGACAAGAGCAATGTGAAGCCCTGAGACAGGCCAATCAAGGAAGCCACCATGGAAGCGAACTCAAAACTGCCCATATATTCTTCAAGCCGACCGCCCCTCCACAAGAGGGATGACATGTTCATGACAAATTGAGGTTCACTCGTGTGGAAGAAAACTGAGAAGAGGAAACGTCTCAAGTCGCCGAACTGCAACAGTTAATGTTCAAAACAGTTATTTTTCACAAATGGTAATTGCATAAAATTCTGGAAAGGGCGCTGAGAAAAATTCGGAAGAAACTCGCGTTTACTTTTCAGTTCGACAGTTCCGAGCACAAGATGTGCACCGGACCCTGCTGAATTTTTTTCAGAAGAATAATGCTCCAGGAGAAGCACAACACTAGGGTGCAGCCTTACTGGACTTGAGAATTTGCACAAATGGCTTCCCAAACTAGTAACGACAGTAAcagtttctaaaaaaatatactgTGGCAACTAGTAGCAGCAGTTATCTGATATATACACGCGAGGTTGAGATTTCAAGTGACGTAAGATTTTCCATCAAATACAAATATATTAATTCTTcactgatttttttcttttgcgagTAATTCTTCACTGATTTGAATGGCGCTCACATGGTAAAAATGTAATCTATATCCATCTACCGAACCATATGATAGGGATCAAACCTtcgttgattttattttaaagaATTAAATGATCATTCTCTGGACATACTCATCACTAAATTACATTAAAACAACGCCCTTGAGGCCAAAATTGGCttacaaaatacaaaaaatgtcttaaacGATTCACATACGACGTACTTCATTCGATCTGCAAATATAGTTATGACTTATGAACCTAAGTAAATGTAAGACACTGATTTCaccaaaaccaaaaacaaattagagCTGAACTAACCTATCTAGGTTGAGATTAGCTAACTTAGATAGGGTAAGTTAACTAACCAAACAGAGCCTAAGGACCAGTTTGTGGTTGATAACCGTGTTATGTGCTAAActatgatactccctccgatccatattaattgtcgaaatattacatatatgcAGACGCTTTCtaggcataaatacattcatattggggcaaatttgagacaattaatatggatcagaggaagtactatACATAATTAGTTAAAGAAATAGTATTCACTAACTCGGTAAAATCTTGTATTATGAAGTCCTATCAACTCCGGTAAAAAAAACCTTCCTACCAATACCATTTTTTCCAGACTAAGATGCAGATCGAAACCAAATTAATGGCATGATGTAGCAAAACAATTGATTGGGGAAATTTGCTGgaggacaccgttattttgtggCCTTTGCCAAAACACACCGCCGGAATGGGTCTTTGcccagtaccattacaattttgtggACATTTGTTAGAACACACTGCATCGACTAAAATTGAGAATTTGACACTTTTACTTGGTCGACGACCATTTTAAATCCGATTTTGAAcacttttttcctttgtacGAATCGATATTTGACATCTACTAAGATTCGTTGTTGGTTGAGGTGGGCATTTGTACCCTATGTTGCTGCACTCTGCATGAGAGGAAACGCTTCGAGcaaagagtttgaaaaattCTAGACACATTTGGTAAAGGGTAGAATGATAATacaatgtgaaaaaaaaagtcaaactttttgtTTCAGACCATACAATGTGTTTTGGCAAATGTCCacgaaattgtaatggtactgaACAAAGACACATTCCGACAGTGTGTTTCGGCAAAGTCCACGAAATAACGGTGCCCTCCAGCCAATTTTCCCAATGATCAGTTAAACCTAATAGAACCACAGATCGGAGGCAAAGACCACGGCACACGACACAAGAATCCTTGCTCTGTTCAAATATATCGccgtgctagctagctaaccaGTAGACCTTGCAATCGTGTAGCCCTGGATATGCGATTTCTTCAGCAGCAACATAATGTACAGTAAATACTTCCGCATGCTGCGGCGTGGTTGGGCGTACCTCGATGATGAGGTGCGGGTTGAACAGGACGCGCGGGAGCCGGGGGAGGAGCGCGTCGAGGTTGCCCGGGCGGAGGTACAGCAGCGTGTTGGCGgcgagcagcgccgccgtcACGGGCGGGCGGGTTGCACCGGCGCGGCCGTAATCGAGCAGCACCTGGAGCGCCAAAAGCGACAGCAGCCGGCCGTCCTGCCGGTCGCGGCTCATGGCGATCCCCATCGGCGCGCCGAGATTGACTGATTTGGTGGGGCGGGGGTGGGACAGCACGATCCGAATCGAAGAATTGCCGGACCCGTCCAAGGCGTTACTGTACTTCGTTTGGCGGCCCGTGTTTCCTTTTATTTCTGGATGGGTAGGAGGTCTCCAGGACAGAGTCCTTTGGTAATTGGTATTCAGTACGTTTCTTTCTTGAGTCTCAAACAGTATAGTCTCGAGACTCGGAGTTCAAATCGAGTACCATGGATTGGAGTACATCACAGTACCATTCGAGCAACATCAGCCGTTTGCTCATTGTTTGATCTACAAGGTGCAATGGCTGAGATTCTTCATATCCTACTGTACACAGTTTCATGTTAGTGGAGATGAAGACTGAGATAGAGATGCGTGCGCGTTACGGCATTACACCAATAAAACCTGTTAACACCAACTCCAAAAACCAGACCTAAGGTTTGACAACCGCTGTGATTGTACTGCAGGCTTAGCAGTTGTCTAGGAACAAAAACACCAGATCTTATCTCCATCTTGCAGGCTTGCATGTTGTATCTTGGTGTACGATCAGAGATCGCCAAACCAGAGGACAACGGATCTACAGGGGGAAATTAGGATCGAGAAGAGACGAAGGGGAATTGGGGAATTAGAGTTGTTTCTATTCTTCTTTCTTGAGTCTCAATACACTTCACCCCTTCGCTTATAAACGCGAACACACACTCAGCCGCAGCTGGCACTCAGAGACGATTACAAGGAGTAAAGCCTGAACACACACACTACCCCGCCGAAGACGTATTTCCAGTATGCGCCTTCCCCTTGTCGACGACAGAGCGTGGCACACTATGTGTGACATTGCAGCACACCTGATTCTCATCCAGGCACGTATATCTGTTGTAAAAGATGGCCTGAACAATCAAACAGCTCACGAGTCACAACAAATAAAACACCAGGTGCTCCTAAGAATAAATGAAGGGCAACAACTGATGTAAATCGCATCAATTGTTC
The Brachypodium distachyon strain Bd21 chromosome 2, Brachypodium_distachyon_v3.0, whole genome shotgun sequence genome window above contains:
- the LOC100834190 gene encoding rhomboid-like protein 14, mitochondrial; the encoded protein is MGIAMSRDRQDGRLLSLLALQVLLDYGRAGATRPPVTAALLAANTLLYLRPGNLDALLPRLPRVLFNPHLIIEFGDLRRFLFSVFFHTSEPQFVMNMSSLLWRGGRLEEYMGSFEFASMVASLIGLSQGFTLLLSKGLLLLGDGTAYYQYSSGFSGVLLGMQVLNARAGDIVLFGVCIPAKYAELAQLFLMQALIHEVNIVGNLSGILAGLTYLWLKNGPDPLSDIANVVSRSVRFARGIVRSAARRCQSCSGRRVFASVQREVGQGMWRCTTCSHDNSRSEDVCERCSIPHEDHAFSRRRHLQDVGNEELPVEEIRARRLQRFER
- the LOC100843756 gene encoding rhomboid-like protein 14, mitochondrial, translated to MGISISRDRQGHAGWWLSSLLTAPVLLQYVAGDAGIPPPVTAALIAANVLAHLRPGLLDELLPPLWRVIEYGDLRRFFSSAFYHVSELHLLMNMTSLLSAGDELETSMGSFEFASMVAFLLGLSKGFTILLSKSLLLLGNNSAYYHQHSAGFSGVLFGMDVVLNDLAGEGPEKYAVCARLLLTQVLIPEASFIGHLGGILAGLTYLCLKRSPGPIAALFSNIADVVGRSVGFARKLVRSVVVPRRRSNAGGGPVLVSAPRETGRGMWRCSACTYDNSQCEDVCQRCSTPHEEHAFSASRQTASQR